attagatttaattgattataaattaattaagaagttaatattattaattaaaggatttaatttttggaaattaaatcaagagagagaattatttctaaagtgtttagaaaaaggattaatgattaaaaggtgttttaattattaatgagaataataaatgggataataataataatatttatgggaaaatttcagctgaaaattttgcctataaatacactattttagatcctaattttattctaacccacataaaacccaaaaagtttggaaaacccaattctctccacctccttcctcctccttaacatcgttttcttggtggataccggtggagtgcttcacacttgaggagcaactgctaaggatctctgatcgttgtctccgaattatttttaaaggttagattcgatccctcaaatttttattcacgatcaccggtatccaccaagaaaacgatgttaaggaggaggaaggaggtggagagaattgggttttccaaactttttgggtttttggggttcttgggttcgaataaaaatagggtctataatagtgtatttataagcaaaattttcagctgaaattttcccataaatattattattattatcccatttattattctcattaataattaagacaccttttaattattaatcctttttctaaacactttaaaaataattctctctcttgatttaatttctaaaaattaaatccttaattaataatattaagaacttttcttaattaatttataatcaattaaatctcatttaatcaattattaaattttttaattaattattatttcacaaataaataattattggccattattaattaatttctccaccataaaatcattctctttttatggtgtgaccctgtaggttcaatattaagccggtagtagaaataaataataataaaactattttatcattatttataaaaattctctaatttattaaatatgattaattaattaatcacatttattctacatcgtgagggatacttctcagcatatcgcgactatccggataatatgaattcactgcttagaataccaagaacctattcagtgaatagttaccgtacaataaactccttctaccctacaatgtcccgattaaatacaaggcatggatctcgtgtcaagcctatctaattcaatcacttgcttaccatttattatgcgtagttctatgcaaattcgaaactcctttctaatttcatttactctggccagagattcctgaactagcataagtggatcagccttgaacattcgcttccttcactattgatcatacactatcttcgtgtataaattcctatacccagaagagccctaataattgtccctggacactaagaactaaaccaaagcatagttcagtatacacaagattactatgatgacctcaagtctaaggatacttgtacaactatcactatgtgaacaactgctgacacgtgagtgaactccatcagttgttcagctgtgcgagtcatgttcagtgaacttattccataataagcacctacatactagctatagtgtcaccacacaaatgtctatgagaacagacatccttcataatgaagcaagcatagtatgtaccgatctttgcggattattaattaccagttagtaatcctatgaccaggaactatttaagtttagagttatcatctttttaggtctcactattatgatctcatcataatccataaaaagctttactctaaactatggtatatcttatttaaacacttaaatagatagatcccgtaataaaaacaaaacaagtcttttattaatatcaataaaatcaaaacagactacataaaagttattcctcaatcctaatacctgattggacttaggacatattcctttcactacAGAACCACCCCAGGATGGGAACTAATGAAACCCCCTTCAAGCTTGCATACTGCACCGAAACTCGCATACCAATCGAAACCGGATCCCCCTCCCACAGGGTCATCAACTTCGACGAGATCTCAAACATCAAAGGACTCAAGACCAAACTGGAGCTCCTAGACAAAGTAAGAGACAAGGCAGTAAAAAGGATGGAAAGCTACAAAGAAAAGACAAAGCTCTACTTCGCGAAGAAGGCAAAAATCAGAGAGTATGAAGCGGTAGACTTGGTACTCCGGCACACCAAGGCCTCGGACCCAACCAATCAAGGAAAGCTGCAACCCAACTGGGAGGGCCCCTATATGGTTAAGGAAGTGCTCCGcccaggaacctacaagctaaGCTATCTCGGTGGAACCGAAGTCCCAAACACTTGGCACAGAGCCCgcctaaggaaattctaccagtaAAGGTAGGGCGCACATTCCGGGATCTCCTCTACTTTTAGGCTATGACAACTTGATGTAACTTTCAACATTTTCCCCGGAATGTATTTTTTGCTTTATTATGATTTAAATGAAAACTTCGCTTCGAGCACCCCATCGCTCAGGATAATCTTACTGTCATATGATTACTGTCGccatattacaaaattttattcagttaaaattttaaaccccatcccggggaccataacacaaaccatgtgtacttacaaaaaaatttattcagttaaaattttaaatcccatcccggggaccataacacaaaccatgtgtacttacaaaaaaatttattcagttaaaattttaaagcCCATCCCAGGGGCCAtaacacaaaccatgtgtacttacaaaattttattcagttaaaattttaaaccccatcccggggaccataacacaaaccatgtgtacttacaaaaaaatttattcaattaaaattttaaaccccatCCCGGGGGCCAtaacacaaaccatgtgtacttacaaaattttattcaattaaaattttaaacctcATCCCGGGGACCATAACACAAACCATGTATACTTACAAAAAAATTTATTCAGATAAAATTTTAAACCCCATCCCGGGGACCATAACAGAAACCATGTGTACTTacaaaattttattcagttaaaattttaaaccccatCCCGGGGATCGTAACACGAACCACGTGTACTTAGGAAAATTTCGACGAATAAAAGCTAAACCAAATACGAAAAGGGAAATATATTTACATGCATTCCCGAGGCAAACTAAGCCCCGACACAAATCCAAACCAGAGTCATACGAAATCCAAATAACAAGTCTAAAAGCCACAAGGGCTAGGTCTGAAATAACAGCAAGCTACGAAAAACAAATTACAAGGCACGAAGCCTGGGACTTCATTCTTCAGTTCTCGGGAGGAGGAGGAGTCTTATCGCGACCCTCTTCAGGAGGCGGAGGCGGCTGGGTTCCGGAGGTACCCGCTTCAGCGGCTTTGGCTTCTTCACGACGAAGCTCTTCTGTGAGGTACAGCTCTATGAACCCGACCATGTCACCACCCGGATTCTCAGCTAGATAAGCAGAAGCAATGTCCCAGCAGATATTGACCTTCTCAAAGATCTTGTTGTTGAGCTCCTCGTAGTAAGCTGGGGTACCCCGGAAAGATTCAAGCACCTCCTCTGCTCGGGGCCTGGCAGCAAGCTCTTTCTTCAAATTATCCACCTCCGCCAGGAGGGATCCAACCACCTGCTCAGCAGCCTCCCGAGCCTTCACCGCCTCAGCAATAGCCTTCTTATGCTCACGGGACTCTCTCTCCTTCACCTCCCGGTACTTGGTGAATGTTTTCTTCTCCTTAGACAGCTCCTTCACCGCGGCCATATTCTTAGCCTCCTTTATACGGTAATTATGAAGAATGGTAGAGCAGCCACTGATCCGATCGTTGGCCTGGAAATAAATGACTCAGTACTAGTGCAAGGGTAGgaagaaaaatgataagggaacgGACTTACCTCCGAAACATCCCaaacaagatgatcaaggaaggTATTCAGATCCTCCTTGGCATAGCACTCGAAGTCAGCAGGGGTGGCATAGTTTTCGAACATCTCATTCCGACGATCATCCAAAGTCATTCGAGCTAAGAGGTTGTTCAACACATCCTCCTCCACCAACTTCTGGCTCTCCTCCTCGGTAGGGCTTGAAGCAGAAACCCTCCTACGCTGGGGGGGTTCCGTAAACACCAGCAACTTCCTCCGCAGCCTTCCTCTTATGAGGGTTCAAAGATCCAACCTCCTCTTCATCCAACTCCAACACCTCAACCTCCTCGGGCTCCGGGACAATAGGCGTAGTAACCACTGGAGCACTTTGCCTTACGCTATTTCCCGAGGAACCAACATCCCGGGCCTGAGAGCCACTACCCACACCAGCTTTCTTCTTTCGTGAGTCCAACTGCACAGCGCCACCGATCTTCTTGAACCTTCCGGCCAAATCCTTGAATTGTTGCGACATAGCATGATGGAAAGGGTTAAGGAACGGAAGACATGCACAAGGAATAACGGTTTTAAAAAGAAGCACCAAGGCAACGATATACATCAAGAAAGAATACAAAATTTTTTTTTATTACTAAAGTAAAGCACTTACAGCCAACATTAAACAACATTTGGTTATCTAAAAAGGTGTCCCGGGTCCACTGGGCACAAAGAGCCACCACAAAATCGTACATCTTTACCAAGGCATCTCCACCGAGCCACTC
This sequence is a window from Apium graveolens cultivar Ventura chromosome 9, ASM990537v1, whole genome shotgun sequence. Protein-coding genes within it:
- the LOC141685534 gene encoding uncharacterized protein LOC141685534, which gives rise to MGTNETPFKLAYCTETRIPIETGSPSHRVINFDEISNIKGLKTKLELLDKVRDKAVKRMESYKEKTKLYFAKKAKIREYEAVDLVLRHTKASDPTNQGKLQPNWEGPYMVKEVLRPGTYKLSYLGGTEVPNTWHRARLRKFYQ